One part of the Gossypium raimondii isolate GPD5lz chromosome 1, ASM2569854v1, whole genome shotgun sequence genome encodes these proteins:
- the LOC105780155 gene encoding thioredoxin-like protein CXXS1 produces MDRQSKKPKSRVVKINSQHTWDFFITQANNQACPVMVHFTAAWCVPSVAMNPFFEELALCYQDILFLSVDVDDVKEAASKMEITAMPTFLLMRQGTQIDKLVGANPDEIKKMVDAFTPQFRSSKISI; encoded by the exons ATGGATAGGCAAAGTAAGAAGCCGAAATCGAGAgttgtgaaaataaattcacAACACACTTGGGATTTCTTCATCACACAGGCTAACAATCAAGCCTGCCCT GTTATGGTACATTTTACAGCAGCTTGGTGCGTGCCTTCAGTGGCCATGAATCCTTTTTTTGAAGAACTGGCCTTGTGCTACCAAgatattttgtttctttctgtGGATGTGGACGATGTTAAG GAGGCAGCATCCAAGATGGAAATCACAGCAATGCCAACATTTTTGTTGATGAGGCAAGGAACTCAGATTGACAAGCTTGTTGGTGCCAATCCTGATGAAATCAAGAAAATGGTTGATGCTTTTACTCCTCAGTTTCGttcttctaaaatttctatttaa